AAGGTATTTATGGGTTATATCGGGAGCATCATTGATATAACCGGGCAGGAAAACTCTACAATTGCCGTTCAGGAACTATCAGACCGTAAAGATGAGTTTCTGAGTATCGCAAGTCATGAGCTGAAGACCCCGCTGACCAGTATAAAAGCCCTTTTTCAATTGATAGAAAGAAATATTGCTCCGGATCATAAGGCTTATCATTTTTTGGAGAGAGCAAATAATAATATTTTAAGACTTGAAACCTTAATTGCGAATTTACTGGACGTCTCAAAAATCAATGCAGGAAAATTGAGTTATGATTATACAGACTTCGCTTTTCATGAAATGTTAAATGAAGTTGTATCGGGGATGCAGAATATCGCACCAAATCATCATTTTATATTGAAAAAATCTGATCCGGTAAATTTTACTGGCGATAAGTTCAGATTAGAACAGGTAATCTTTAATTTTTTATCGAATGCTATTAAGTACTCCCCTGAAGGAAAAGATATTATTGTCAGCTCAGAGGTGCTTAACAATAATATTATTGTTTCTGTGCAGGATTTTGGAATAGGAATAAAGAAAGAAAACCTGACTAAGATCTTTAACAGGTATTACAGAGTTGATAATACGATTATGAAATTTGACGGACTGGGGCTGGGACTGTTTATCTCTTCTGAAATTATTAAAAGACATAACGGGAGTTTCTGGATAGAAAGTGAATTAGGTAAGGGAGCTACTTTTTACTTTATCCTGCCACTTACAGATCAGCGGGTACATGCAGAAGTAAGTACTGATGAGTTCAGCTATTATCGGGATGAAACGATTGATTTACAGTTTAACGAAGAAAAAAACAGGCTTGACGTAAACTGGACCGGTTATCAGAATTTTGTGAGTGTGCAGGATGGCTGCCTGATTATGCTTGACCTGGTAAAAAAAAGTCAGGCGTCTAAAATATTAAATGATAATTCGGATGTGATGGGAAACTGGTCAGAAGCCTCTGACTGGGTTTCAACAGAATGTTTACCTGCCCTGGCAGAAGCTGGTGTCAGACATATTGCCTGGATTTACTCACCCAGTATATTTAGTCAGCTTGCAGCAGATAAGAGCGTGGATCTGATTATGAGCAATATTATTATCCAGTTTTTTAATGATAAAACTTCTGCAATGCACTGGCTGGATACCATTGTGTAAATCTCAATAAAATGCACTTCTCAACATTTTTTTGTAAAATCCATAGGCAATTTCTTACATTGTATATAAATCATTTTATTAAATAAGAATCTTATGAAAAAATTACTTTCGTTAGTGGCTATATTAAGTTTATGGGTAAGCTTGACAATGGCACAAACCGCTGCTCCTGCAACAGTTAAGGTTAAAAAAGATGGAACGCCTGATAAGCGCTACACCACTTCAAAACAGACAAAAACCACTGTAAAATTAAAGAAAGACGGGACTCCGGATAAACGTTATACTACAACTACCGAAAAGACTGCAGAAGCAGCTCCGGCTGCAAAAGCTGTAAAAAAAGAAAAAGCAACTAAGACAACTAAAGTTACTACAAAAGCTGTAGAAGCGGCTCCTGCAGCACCAGCTGCACCAGTAGCTCCGGTAGTAAAAGAAACAAAAACTACAGTTACCAAAGCACCTAAAGCGCCTAAGGCAGCAGTTGCACCAGCAGCAAAAGATTATAAACCAACTGTAGACAGAAGTCTTTCAGGACCTAATGGAGAACAAATCCTTACCGGCCCGCGTGGTGGAAAATATTATATCAATAAAAATGGTAACAAGACTTATGTAAAAAGAGAGGGGTAATTTAGAACCTCTGAGTTAAATAATAGCTTTTAAAGCAATAAAACAATTTATCAAAGGAGAATAAAACACCTTTATATCTTTTTTATTAAATATAGTTAGTTGAAATTTAAGTAATTAACATAATTTTTTGTTGTTTAATTCTAAAGATATTTTATATTTGTATTGTCCTTATGACACCACCAGTTCATATGAATTGATGACACGGGGCCGGGTAGACTGAACAATGCCCGGCCTTTTTATATTTCAGGTTCAGCTGTCTTTTTAAGCCAATATTTCTTTTTTTAATTATACGCTATGAAACGTCGTGTTTTTTTGCTGGCTCTGTTTTTTTTAACGGGCTTTGTATACAGATCCGCCGCACAAACAGGTGCTGTAAAGCAGCGTGCGGTACTTAATCATATTGCTGTTTATGTAACAAATCTGAACGAAAGTGCTTCGTTTTATGAAAAAGTGCTGAATCTTCAGCAAATTGAAGAACCATTTAAAGATGGGAAGCATATTTGGTTTACAATGGGTGCTGCAGGACAAATGCATTTAATCCAGGGGGCAAAACAAACTATAGCTCATGATAAGAATGAACATTTGTGTTTTAGTGTTGCTTCTATAACCGATTTTATAAAGATGCTGGATCTGGCAAAAATTGAATATACGAACTGGCCGGGCACGGCCAAAGCTCCGACTTTAAGAGTCGATGGTGTGAAACAGATTTATTTTCAGGATCCTGACGGACACTGGATAGAAGTAAATGATGAGATCAGCTTGAAAAAATAAGATATGAATACAGACTATTCGAAATGGGCAACAACAGACGAAATCAGAACAAGATTTGATCATGATGTTGAAAGGTTTTCCAACCTGGATACCGGACAGCTGACAACTATAGATGCTCCGCTGACTATGGAGCTTTGTACTGATGCTGCAAAATATACTAATCCCAAAGCGACTGAACTCCTTGATGTTGGTTGTGGGGCAGGGAATTATACTTTGAAAATGTTAAGTAAAGTCAGTAATCTGAACTGTACATTAAATGATCTGAGTCTGCCTATGCTGGAAAAAGCACGGCAAAGAGTAGAAGCACAGACAGCCGGAACAATTACCACCATACAGGCTGATATGCGGTCTCTGGAGTTAAAGGATAATCATTTTGATATTATTCTTGCTGCTGCAGTTTTTCATCATCTCAGGGATGATGCAGACTGGGAACTGGTCTTTGGCAAAATGTATGCTGCACTGAAACCAGGCGGAAGTATCTGGATTTCTGATCTGATCACTCATGATTCACCAGCAGTTACCCAGCTCTTTAAAGACTATTACGGAGCATATCTGGAAACGCTTGGCGGAGTTGAATATCGTGAAAAGGTATTCGATTATATTGCATACGAAGATACCCCGAGATCAGTAAATTATCAACTGGAATTATTGAAGAAAACAGGCTTCAAAAACGTGGAAATTCTGCATAAAAACTCATGTTTTGCCGCATATGGTGGTGTAAAATAGGATTATAAACCTTATTTTTGGGTTTATCAGACATTTATGGAATTAATACCAAAATCACCAATCGAAAAAATTATTGCCCCGGTCAGCAGATTTATTCACCTTGAATATACCGGAGGTATAGTGCTGTTTCTGAGTGTGCTTGTTGCTATTATATGGGCCAATTCTCCATTTCATGAATCTTATCATCATTTGTGGGATATCAAGTTCTCTATTGGTTTTGATGGATATATGCTGAATAAGCCGCTTCATATCTGGATTAATGACGGGCTGATGGCCTTATTTTTCTTCGTGATAGGACTGGAGCTGAAAAGAGAATTTATGGAGGGAGAGTTATCTACCCTGAAGAAGGCTTCTTTACCGATGATGGCTGCCCTTGGCGGTATGCTGGTTCCGGCAATTATATTCTTTTGTATCAATAAAGGGCTGGACTCAGAACATGGCTGGGGTATTCCAATGG
This portion of the Pedobacter lusitanus genome encodes:
- a CDS encoding VOC family protein, whose product is MKRRVFLLALFFLTGFVYRSAAQTGAVKQRAVLNHIAVYVTNLNESASFYEKVLNLQQIEEPFKDGKHIWFTMGAAGQMHLIQGAKQTIAHDKNEHLCFSVASITDFIKMLDLAKIEYTNWPGTAKAPTLRVDGVKQIYFQDPDGHWIEVNDEISLKK
- a CDS encoding PAS domain-containing sensor histidine kinase, with the protein product MKLFTTYVTAKRCLYFLMLILLLIILSGVFHLFSPQVILILHILLLLDVLILFVVFPVKKKKTLVNQVFRNEQGISTAQHENGFKTIADQIPFMVWRSDVDGKCIYVNNKWIEFTGISYKESLGFGFIKTMAIPENHQRRQEWWKMIKGHQPYEIKFQIKNASGELHWVLAQANAYYIDKVFMGYIGSIIDITGQENSTIAVQELSDRKDEFLSIASHELKTPLTSIKALFQLIERNIAPDHKAYHFLERANNNILRLETLIANLLDVSKINAGKLSYDYTDFAFHEMLNEVVSGMQNIAPNHHFILKKSDPVNFTGDKFRLEQVIFNFLSNAIKYSPEGKDIIVSSEVLNNNIIVSVQDFGIGIKKENLTKIFNRYYRVDNTIMKFDGLGLGLFISSEIIKRHNGSFWIESELGKGATFYFILPLTDQRVHAEVSTDEFSYYRDETIDLQFNEEKNRLDVNWTGYQNFVSVQDGCLIMLDLVKKSQASKILNDNSDVMGNWSEASDWVSTECLPALAEAGVRHIAWIYSPSIFSQLAADKSVDLIMSNIIIQFFNDKTSAMHWLDTIV
- a CDS encoding class I SAM-dependent methyltransferase encodes the protein MNTDYSKWATTDEIRTRFDHDVERFSNLDTGQLTTIDAPLTMELCTDAAKYTNPKATELLDVGCGAGNYTLKMLSKVSNLNCTLNDLSLPMLEKARQRVEAQTAGTITTIQADMRSLELKDNHFDIILAAAVFHHLRDDADWELVFGKMYAALKPGGSIWISDLITHDSPAVTQLFKDYYGAYLETLGGVEYREKVFDYIAYEDTPRSVNYQLELLKKTGFKNVEILHKNSCFAAYGGVK